The genomic window GAGCCGCTCACTCGCTCCCGTGTGTCGGTCTCGTGCTACTGAGCCGGCCGGTCCTCCTCTCCTCTCTGCTAAAAAAAAACTCGTTCTCTCCTCCATGGCGTCCCCCGGACGCCCTGACCATGTTCTGGTTCCTCGGTGCCCTGTCATTTTCAATGGCACCAATTGGGGCGATTTTGTTTTCCATATGGGGGTCCACATGGATGGGCAGCTGCTTTGGGGCTACCTCACGGGTGAGCGGATCTGTCCTCCCTGTCCTTTTCTTCCCACGCCGCCCACATACCCGCCAGATGCTGATGATGATGCCAAAAATGCTTTACTTGAGGCATTTGAGGCTGAGATGGAGAGCTACCAGTCTGATCTCGGTGTCTATGAGACTTGGCTGCGCGAGGAAAAATCTGCTAAGGCTATCTTACTTGCGAGCATGGAGGTCGATCTCTCGCTATCCCTTAGAGGTCTTGCCACTTCACACCTTATGTGGGATCACCTCCGTCGCAGTTACGAGATTCGTAACGAAGCGATGTACCTTGCTGTTGTTGAGGAGGCTCAGTCGCTTCGTCAGCTTGACTCCACGGTTGAGGACTTCCACCGTCAGATGACAGCTGTCTGGCATCGCCTAGATAGTTTGGGCGCTGAGTTCCGCAGTGGTGGTACTTGCCGGTGCTGTGACCGTCACCGGGACCAGAGAGACATTCTTCGCCTTCACGAGTTTCTCTCTCTGCTTCATCCCGAGTTCGAGACTGTTTGAGCACAGTTGCTGACTCGTCGTCCGCGCCCATCGCTCTCAGAGGCGATGCCTGAATTACGAGCTGAGGAGACACGTCTTCGAGCTGGGGGTGTGACTCGTGTTCCGCCGCAGCCCTCCGTCCTAGCAGCCACACCTCCCCAGGTATCCCCGCCTCCGTCTCAGCCCTCTCCTGTGGTGACGGGGGCACCTTCTGGTGTTTAGTGTGGCTACTGCAAGCTCTATGGCCATGAGGAGAAGGATTGTCGCAAGAAGCAGCGCGATCGATCAGGGCGTCGTGGTAGGTGCTCTTTTCAGGGCTCTGGTGGTTCCTCTACTTCACAGAGCACTCGTTCCGTGTCTGCAGCGGAGCAGGAGGTTCTTGCCCTGTTTCGTCGCCTCACTACTGCAGCTCAGGCCTCTGGTCACGGGACTACAGCTCAGGCTTCGCACCGCAGATGGCACTTCTCTTCCTGTTGTTGGGAGAGGTGTTCTTTCGACCTCTTCGTTTGGTGTTCCTACTGTTTCGCATGTTCCCAAACTCACTATGCAACTCTTGTCTGCGGGTCAAATCACTGATCATGGCTGTCGCATAATCCTTGAGTCTGATTCTTGTTGTGTTCAGGATCTCCGTATGGGCCTTCTGGTGGGAACTGGGCTAGGTGCCGGGACTCCCAACGCCTTTGGGAGCTTGATCGGTTGCGTCTTCCTTCACCTGTTTTGGCTCCCACATCACCCAGTTCTCTAGCATCCATGTCAGCTGCTTCGTCTACCACTTCTTTTGCGCAGTGGCATCATCGTCTTGGCCACCTCTCTGGTTCTAGATTGTCCACTCTTGTTGGTAGTGGTGTGTTAGGTCCTGTTTCTGGTGACACTACTCTTCATTGTATGGGTTGTAAACTTGGCAAACAGTTGCAACTCCCCTACCCTTCTAGTGAGTCTAAGTCCCAGAAACCGTTTGATCTTGTTCACTCTGATGTATGGGGTCCTGCACCTTTTGTTTCAAAGGGGGTCAATCATATTATGTTATTTTCATTGATGACTATTCGAGATTTACCTGGATTTATTTGATGTCTTCTCGTGGTCAATTTCTTTCTATTTACCAGCAATTTGCCACCATGATCCGTACCCAGTTCAACTCTCATTCGAGTTTTTCATGCGGATTTTGCTGGTGAGTACATCTCCACTGCTCATCGTTCCTACCTTGCTGAGCAGGGTACTCTTGCCCAATTTTCATGTCCTGGTGCTCATGCTCAAAATGGTGTTGCTGAGCGCAAGCATTGCCACAGTCTTGAGACTGCTCGTGCTCTCTTGATCTCTTCTATGCTTGCTCCTCATTTTTGGGCTGAGGCGGTTTCTACAGCTATTTTTCTTATAAATCGCCAACCCTCTACTTGTCTTCGGGGTTGCACTCCCTATGAGCGTCTTTTTCGGCACCCCTCCTTCCTATAGCCATCTTCGTTGTTTTGGGTGTGTCTGTTACGTCCTACTTCCACCTCGTGAGCGCACCAAACTCACTGCTCAGTCTGTTGAGTGTTTTTCTTGGGTACAGTACGGAACATAAGGGTTATCGCTGCTATGATCCTGTTGCTCGTCGGATGAGGATTTCTCGGGATGTCACCTTCGATGAGTCCCGGCCTTACTATCCTCGTTCCCCTTCCGGTTCTTCTGGTAGCACTGAGTCCCTCTCATTCCTCACTTTACCTGAGTGGTATCTTCCGCTGTCGTCTCCATCCTCTTCACCACCTCAGGTATCTTTTActccgcctccaccaccaccacctacttCTCCACCTTCACCACCTCCTTCTACCTCTCCACCACCAGTCTCTCCTCCACCATCATCGTTGCGTCCTTCCCGTGAGATCACTCACTACTACACTCGTCGTCCGCGCCCTGCGCTACCACTTGACTCTTCTCCGTCCGTCCTTGGACCTCATCCTGAGTTTCCTCCTCGTTATTCTCTTCGTGACCGCAACACCCTTCGTCCTCCCGATCGCCTTGGCTTCACTGTTGTCGTCTTGGCTGAGCCCGCGACCTATCGGGAAGCTGCCGTTCACCAGGAGTGGCAACATGCTATGGCTGAGGAGATTGCTGCCCTAGAACGTACTGGCACCTGGGATCTTGTTCCTTTGCCACCTCACGTCACTCCTATCACTtgcaagtgggtgtacaaggtaaaGACCCACTCGGATGGCTCTCTTGAGTGCTACAAGGCTCGTCTTGTGGCGCGCGGCTTCCAATAGGAGCAAGGTCATGACTATGAGGAGACCTAAGCTCCTGTCGCGCACATGACTACTGTTCGCACTCTTCTTGCAGTTGCTTCTGTTCGTCAGTGGTCGATATCCCAGTTGGATGTCAAGAacgccttcctcaatggcgagctgcgAGCGGAAGTCTATATGCCGCCACCACCAGGATACTCTGTTCCTGATGGCCTGGTTTGTTGGTTGCGCCGTTCTCTCTACGGCCTCAAGCAAGTTCCTCAGGCCTGGTTTGAGCGTTTCTCCTCTGTTATCATCGATGCTGGTTTTACGCCAAGTGATCACGATCCTACTATTTTTGTTCACACTTCCCCTCGTGGtcgcacccttcttcttctctacgtCGATGACATGATCATCACGGGCGATGATTCCCAGTACATTGATTTTGTGAAGCAGTGTCTCAGTGAGACATTCCTTATGTCTGATTTGGGTCCCCttcgttacttccttggtcttgagGTCACCTCCACATCTGATGGTATCTTTCTCTCTCAGGAGAAGTACACTCAGCCTTTCCCGTGCTGCTCTCACTGATCACCGCACTGTTGATACTCCtatggagcttggtgttcacctacGACCCACTGATGGTGTACCACTTGCTGATCCTACTCGCTATCGTCAGCTTGTTGGGAATCTTGTCTACCTTGGGATCACTCGTCCTGACATTTCTCACTCTGTGCATATCTTGAGTCAGTTTGTCTCAGCTCCTACCCAGCTCCACTATGCTCACCTCCTTCGTGTTCTGCGATACCTTCGTGGAACTATCTCTCGACGCCTTTTCTTCCCTCGTTCTAGTTCTCTTCAACTTCAGGCGTATTCTGATGCGACCTGGGTGAGTGATCACTATGATCGCTACTCTCTCTCTGCCTATTGTGTTTTCCTTGGCTCCTCCTTGATTGCCTGGAAAACCAAGAAGCAGAGTGTAGTTTCCCGCTCGAGTGCTGAGGCTGAGCTGCGTGCTATGGCGACTGTGACTACGGAGGTGATATGGCTACGATGGCTTCTTGAGGATTTTGGTGTGCTCGCCACTGCACCCACTCCTCTCTCTTCTGACAACACCGGTGCAATCAGTATTGCTCGAGACCCAGTCAAGCATGAGCTCACCAAACACATTGGTGTTGATGCTTCCTACATGAGATCGCAGGTGCATGATCTGGTTGTGACGCTCCACCATGTGCCTTCAGATGTTCAGTTAGCTGATTTCTTCACCAAGGCACAGACCCGGGCTCATCATAGATTCCTACTCTCCAAACTCTGTGTTGTAGATCCACCATGAGTTTGAGGGGGGTGTTAGATGTATAGgatgaagggcaggcctggtgcagtggtgagagctgtctcactgagtcaccaggtcgtgggttcgaagcagcctctccgtagattttTCGGGGAaaaggcttgtctcggtttatcccttctccagaccccactcgtgtgggagcctctggcactgggtctgcccctttTTGTTAGATGTATAGGATGTGTATGTGTTTTTCCTCTACTTGGAGGGCTTCTTTGCATATGTACATTGTGTATACTTGCCCTCTTGGGCCTTGCAATAGAGTCTGTTGGTCATTCTCTAACAACTTGCACATGAATTGTGAGCAAATGTGGCTCACATCATTTTGCTACATTATTTCTACTTtgtgaaagaaaaaaaattaggatCCACCAGTAAGATTTCCAATAAACTATAGCTTGAACAATGTGGTTCAATAAACGTATCTTGCAGTCTGTGTACTGTGGTTACTAAACAGAACATTCTTGTTCTTTCTTTTTTGATACAGCACACCCTGGAGATAGGATATTCATACTGTGTTTGATTTTGTTGTAGGTATGTCGAAGTAAAGCACCAAACAATATGAAATCAAGAGATAACAAAGAAAGGAGCCATTTGATGGATTGCATACGATACAAGTTAGAAATTTTATAGTCTCTAGTCAAGCAGATGAATTATTCATCATCTCATTGATCTGTGCAAATTTGGGCAACTTTACATTGGCCATTACTCATTAGATGTAAAGTTCAGG from Miscanthus floridulus cultivar M001 chromosome 11, ASM1932011v1, whole genome shotgun sequence includes these protein-coding regions:
- the LOC136492310 gene encoding secreted RxLR effector protein 161-like; protein product: MELGVHLRPTDGVPLADPTRYRQLVGNLVYLGITRPDISHSVHILSQFVSAPTQLHYAHLLRVLRYLRGTISRRLFFPRSSSLQLQAYSDATWVSDHYDRYSLSAYCVFLGSSLIAWKTKKQSVVSRSSAEAELRAMATVTTEVIWLRWLLEDFGVLATAPTPLSSDNTGAISIARDPVKHELTKHIGVDASYMRSQVHDLVVTLHHVPSDVQLADFFTKAQTRAHHRFLLSKLCVVDPP